ACGGGAAGATCGAACTTCCGCTGGAGGTGATCGATCTCCTCTCTGTATCGGCGCACAAGCTGAACGGGCCGAAAGGGGTGGGATTCCTGTACGTCCGGAAGGGAATCAAGTTAGCCCCACTCCTCCACGGCGGAGGGCACGAGCGCGGATTGCGAAGCGGGACTGAGAACACCCCGGGGATCGTGGGACTGGCGGCGGCGGCGCGCCTCGCGTTCGCCGAGATGGATGAAACGGCGGCCCGATTGCGCGGCTACCGTGTCCGCCTGATCGAGGAGATCACTAAGATTCCCGGAACGCGACTGAACGGCCATCCCACTGACAGCCTTCCCCACATCACCAACTTCAGCTTCGCCGGGATCGAGGGGGAGAGCCTGGTGATGCGGCTGGACGAGCACGGGATCGCTGTCTCCACCGGCTCGGCCTGCTCATCCCCGAACCTCGAACCGAGTCACGTCCTCAGGGCGATCAAGGTGCCGCTCGCCATGGCCCACGGGAGTTTACGGATCAGCACCGGACGGGATACGAAACCAGAGGATATCGAGACCCTCCTGTCCGTACTCCCGAAAGTCGTAGAGGATCTGCGGAAAATATCCCCGTTTAAGGTAGGTGAATGATGTACACCGAAAAGGTGATCGAGCACTTCCGCCACCCGCACAA
Above is a genomic segment from Candidatus Bipolaricaulota bacterium containing:
- a CDS encoding cysteine desulfurase, which gives rise to MKMPQSIYLDNSATTPVAPEVLAAMEPYFAATYGNASSLHAFGRAARKAIEEARAQIGATLGVPPEGIVFTSGATEANNLAIKGLALANPDRRHVITSQIEHHAVLHPCAWLEEQGYEVTYLEVDRFGRVDPAAVRAAIRDDTLLVSVMAGNNEIGTIEPIEEIGGICRERGVPFHTDAVQAYGKIELPLEVIDLLSVSAHKLNGPKGVGFLYVRKGIKLAPLLHGGGHERGLRSGTENTPGIVGLAAAARLAFAEMDETAARLRGYRVRLIEEITKIPGTRLNGHPTDSLPHITNFSFAGIEGESLVMRLDEHGIAVSTGSACSSPNLEPSHVLRAIKVPLAMAHGSLRISTGRDTKPEDIETLLSVLPKVVEDLRKISPFKVGE